cttccatattttagctattgcgAATAGCGCTGCTATAAACGTGGGAGTACGCATATCTCTTAGAGAACCTGCTTTCACTTcctctgggtatatacccagaagtgtgATATCTGGATcatatgctatttctatttttatttttttgaggaaactctatagtgttttccagagtggctgtaccatttccCATTCCCGCCAGCAACACGCAAGTTTCCAGTTTCTCTATATCttcgccaacacctgttatttctgtTTTGGATCATAGCCACCCTTGTGGGGGTGACGGGACGTCCCCGTGTGATTCTGATTCGCATTTCCCCGATCACCCTCATTTCAaagttgagaaaactgaagcttaggAAGAGTGACAAGACTGTGCAATTTCTAGGGGATCTGACACCCAGAGTCCAGATCTTGTGGCTCCTAGTCGAGGGCTTCCCTGAAGTTCCCAAAGCAGCTCTTCCGCGTGTGTGCTGTCTTAGAGGACAGAAAACCTGAAAGCTGCCGACAGTCACTTGTGCTTGTCATTGTGCCAGGAATCCCTGGGGAAGCTGACCGTCCAGGAGGGGCATGTCCCTGCCACCTGGGGGCCAGCCAGTGCCCCGCCGCACCCAGATGCCGGCCACTGCACAGAGAACCTGCTCGGAGCTACACCAGAGCCAGGGCAACAACCTGGGACAGGTAAGATGATTTTATTGCTTGTTAAGCTTCAAGATGGGAGGGCCGAAGTTTACCCTAATAAAAATGTTACATGTGGAGAACTTTGAGGGGGGAGAAACCTTACACAGATGAATGATTTTTACAAGCTGCCTGCATTTCACAACTTGACTAGATCATGGTGCCTAAGCTCAGAGTTTTCATTCCACATCAGGCTGTGCCCATTTCAGCCGGCCGATGCCCTTTACCTACTTCGTGATGGGTACTTGAATGAATGAGACATGAGATGACACAGAGGAGGTCCTGCCCTTCAGAATTTCACCTCTTGGCTCGCGTGAAATCAAATGCGCCGAGAAATATTTTTTACCTCCTGCATCCGCAGAATATGTTTGAGCAGCGTGCTGAGGTCAACGAGATGCTCCTGGCCTGCATGGCTGGCGCTGGCCCTGGCAGGCCGTCCTGAGCACTAGTGCGTCTGTCTCAGCACCTCTGTGACCCCCGTCTAGCTAGGAAACTGCACTGATGTCCCCTGTGTCCTTCTGCACCTGCCACATCATTTGCAGGGCTGCTgggccctcctccccctcatgGGCTATAATTGAGTCAACATCCTTTCCATTCTGGGACATTTGGCAGGGGACAGGGTTTACAAGTGAAggatctttttttggggggggtcttAAGAATGATTTTGTGGtgttttaaaagtaaaggaaacaatTGTTCTTGTACAAAAACACTCTCAATTAACATTATATAGAGGCAGACATGCTACTTGTCCATCTCAGTGAATTACAGCATCAAATGCCACTAAATTCCTTCCTGAAGGATCATTTTGAAAGGTGACATCAGGGAGTGCCTCTATGTCATTTAATCCCCCTCAAAAACTGCTTTTAAGTTACACACTTTTCAATGAAGTCAAATTGCtaacaaaatgttatttgttCAGCGAGTGACTCTGAAGCTGAAGAGCAACCTTTGAAGTCCCCTCCTTTTAAGTCTCACTGCGACTTTTCCCCGTGGTTGGCAccagcagaagcaggaaggtcaTTCTGAAGGGAGCTCAGAAGGTTGAGCAGAGGAGGACAGGAGCCCGTGGATTCACATCTTGGCATGTCCCTTGCCTCCCACGGGGACCCGGGGTTACGTACACTCTCCACAGGTGTCCCGATGGGCCAACGTTGTTGCTGCCAGGTGCTCTCTACACAGAGGTCATGCAATCAGGGTCTAGATAATGGGCTGGGCTGTGGGGCCGACTTCCCAGGTGACCCCTGGCTATCAACTCTGTGCCCCTGGATCTGTTGCTAacccactctgtgcctcagttctccACTGTTCCAGAGCAGATGGTGACAGGACCTACCTCACAGTGTTGGGAGGCAAATTAAGTGCATGAGAAACTCTTAGCACAGTGCTACGTCCTAACAGTCTTTGTCGACATAGGAACTTCAGGAGAGGAAAGGCATATGCAGTTAAGAGGATTTGTGTGGGAGATGTGGAGGGCATATAACACTCGGGGAGACAGTCTCCTCAAAGCAGGTGCTTCCATTGTAACTGTGTCACTATAACTCAGAATCCTAAGAAAATAGCAAatctaatgttcttttttatgcCAGTTTCCCTTGATTATAAGATGCCACGTGCCACAGGCGGACAGATTAGCCCAAGAGTTGTGCAGGGCCCTGTAAGGAGGCACCTCCAGGACAGTGGGTCTCCAGAACCCACCTCATACATGACATCATTCCCTGCCGTCCCTGCACCGACACCTTTCCCTGCACCCCTCAGGccacctgctccttcctccctgctttcattccattttcttcttcatcatcactGTGTGGTCACCTCCCCTGCCAGCAGTCCCCTCCGGTCCCCACCCCTCTGTCCAAGCTCCCCAGATAATGGGGCCTTCCATTcctcccagtcctcccagtcctcccagtcCTCTGAACACACTGGAGACACAGCTAAGGCACAGTGCGGACTTGCATCCTTCTGCACCTCCCATGTGTCTTCCCAAGTTAGCCTCgtctctcctctcctgctctgaGTCCTGAGTCCCCAGAGGTCAGCACCCGATGGCTTTGTGCTTCACTGTACGGCTCACAACCCGCACCTGAGGCCAAACCTACGATGAGACTAAACCAGGCACCCGAGCCCTCTGCAGAATGAACGCAAGAGCTCGGGGACCACAGAGGACAACAGCGCGACTCCTGAGGCTTTTGCCATCAGGGCAGATGGTGTAAAGAGCCCAGGCTGAAGGATTTCTGGTGTCCCCATCCTTAAAAAtaaccgagagagagagagagagagagagagagagaagggcagaaacCAAGCTTTACCCTGCCCGCCAGCCTCTCTCAGAGCACCCAGAGGGGTGGCATTTGTTAGAGGGGGGTGCTCTGTAACTGCAGAGCCAAAAACAGAACAACAGGGAGGCCACATTAGGCTGTGGAAGCTctttctgaaaaaacaaaaatttgatattgtttagttttccttttttttttcttttctaattgggagtttctctgttttctcacgTTTCCCCCCTCCTCTGTCACCCcacctttccccctccctctcccctgtcaCCCCACCTTTCATTTACATTCTCACCCCAGGACTGGACGGCCCCCCGGGGCAGAAGGGGGCAGCTCACCCTGACCCCGGCGAGCCCTCGGCGGACACAGGGCACGCCAGGCGGCCTGAGGACCCCGGAAAGCCAGTGTCCCCGGGGGGTTCTGAGTCCGAGGACAGAGGTCAAGTCAGACTCGCCCAGGAGCGCGGCTCGTCCCCCGGGAAGACGGCAGCCCCAGAAGCCAGCTCGCCCCGGAGAGCTGCTGCCCACAGGGGAGGACGCGAGGCAGACGGAGCGTCTCCAGCCAGCACCGTCCTGGCTCGAGGCCTCCTCGTGTCCCAGGAGGACACACAGCGGGTCCCCGGGGACCACAGCAAGGCTCCGCAAGCGACGGGAGTCCTCGTCCCTGAAGCCCCCCGGGGCTCCCAGAGGGCGCCGCAGGCCCGCCCCGCTCCGCCGTCACCTGCTGACAAGGCCGAAGGGGCGTGTGGCGGCGTCGCGGGGCACTGCTGCCCCGGGGAGCGGGGGGGCAGCCCCGTGACGGACATCGACAAACTCCTCAAGGAGCTGGGGGGCGCTTCAGAACCGAGACTTCAGTCTCCTCAGAAAGGGGACCGGGTGAGTCAAGAGGGACGTTCTCAGGGCCAACCTCCAGCCGGCGCTGGAAGCGGAAGTTCCCGCCACGCGGAGCCAGTCATGGGCGACCAGACGCCCACCCCGAGGAGGGCCCGGGCGGCCGCGGGCCAGCCCCCTCACCCACCGTGGGCCTCCCAGCCTTCAGTTTTAGATTCCATTAATCCTGACAAACATTTTACTGTGAACAAAAGCTTTTTGAGCAACTACTCTAGAAACTTCAGCAGTTTTCACGAAGACAGCCTGTCCCTGTCGGGCCTGGGTGACAGCACAGAGCCGTCTCTCTCATCCATGTATGGCGACGCGGAGGACTCATCCTCTGACCCCGAATCCCTCACTGAAGCCCCACGAGCTGCCACCAGGGACAACTGGTCACCTCCTCGTTCTCGCAGGGCTTCTCACAAGGAAGATACTACGGAGTCTGAGGAGGAGCCAATTGAGATTTGCTCTACAAATGGTTCCCCCAATCCACCCTCAGCTACTGCCCATGCCCCTGCCCAGGCTGCACCCTGCCCTGTGCTGGCCAAAGTTCTGCCGTTAAAGCACAGTGCTCTGAGCCAAGTGGTAGGAAATCCATGTGAGAGGGCGTCCTTTGTGCCGGGAACCTCACGCCTTTCAATTCCAAACGCTTCCCAGCCATTTTCTCTCTTGGATGTGAGCTCTCAGGAGCATGAGCGTCATGCAGACAGAGGGATGGCCCAGAACCCCGGGCCCTCACGTGAAGAAATCGTGGAAGCCACCGGCGCGAGCTCAGCTGTGGAAAGCCGCCAGCCTCCTAACACCGCCAGGCATGTTCACAACCTCACCGTCACTCTCAGCAATCTGAACTTGGTAAATGGTCTAGAACACGAATTGCTGGGTAACGAAATCCCGCATAAGAAACAAGAGACAACTGTCAGTGCAACTGAAAACCGGTCCCCCTTCAGAGGGGATGTCCCCAAGAACGGGGAGTCTCTTTTGGCCAATCTGCACATCTCCGAAAGTGAAGACCTGGATGATTTGTTACAGAAACCAAAAATGACCTCCAGGAGGCCCATCATGGCctggtttaaagaaataaataaaaataaccatggTACGCATTCCCAGGGCAAAACTGAAAAGGAGCAACCCGTGGTGCCCGCCAGAAGCCCTGACTCCAAAGGTCAGGTGTCGGGCTCCAGCCACAGAAAGGGGGTTGCTGGGCCTCAGAGCCCTCTTCAGCCGAAAGTGAGCCTGGAAAATAAAGACCCACCTAAAAAAGGTGCAGTGGAAACACTTGTCAGTAACGGCCAGAAACCCAAATCCGGTCCTAAGCTGAAGAGACTGAGcatcaaaagcaaaagcaaagccaGTACGGAGGCCCCTGTGGCCAATATGACCAAGGCTGGGGGGGCGGACCCCAGGAAACCCCTCATTTCACCCCAGGCCTCCCACAGAATGCTCTCTAAGGCAGTGGCCCACCGGGTCCACGCGCCTGAGCACCAGGAGCCCGACCAGGACGGCCCGGCCTCCCCGCGGCCTCCTCCGAGCGGGCTGGAGAgcgggccgcccgccgccccgggctCGCCCAAGGCCCCCACGGCCGAAACGGGCACCTGGGCCTTCGTGGCCCCCCACGCCGCCGCCAAGGCCCTCCCTGAGCAAGGCGCGTGCGGCAGATGGCATGCGGCCGCCCGCCCGGAGCCCGACCCAGCGTGCCCCGCCTGCGGCCCCGAGAGCAGgccgccccctgcagccccggggggcCGCGTGGCCTGCGGCCCGATGGATCCAGCGCCAGCCGCGGCCCAGCCCGGGCCGCCGAGCGACAAAGGCAGCAGAGTCCTCGCCGCCGGTCCCCGCGAGCCCCTCGAAAGAACCAACCAGCTGAAAATAGTTGACATTTCCTCTGAAAGGATGCCCAAGGCGGCCTGTGGCGACAAGGCCGCGGGGAGGGACCGGCTGGGAGGGCTCTTGGCCCAGGGCGAAGCCAGACCCTGTCAGCCGTCGGGGGAGCAGGCGCCCAGGCGTCCCTCGTCACTCCCGCCCCGCGCCTCCCAGCTGGAGCAGGACACCCCACGGTCCTGCAGCGCCCCGAAGCCCTGCGACTCCCCCCGGGCCAGGTGGGGCCAGGCGCCCGGCTCCCCGGGGCCGCCCAGGGGGGGCGCAGCCGCGGGCCCCGCCAGGCCGGCCACCAGGACCTACTCCATGCCAGCCCAGTTTGCCAGCCACTTCGGACGGGAGGCGCAGGCCAGCAGCGGGGGCCCCCCGGAGGCCCGGGCGTCCCGAGGCGGGGTGCTCGGCCTGGCCGACGGGCAGGGCATCTACAGCGTGAAGCCCCTTCTGGAGACCTCGAGGACCGTCCCGGCCACGGACAGCGCGGCCGCCCTCTCGGTGCAGGAAAGCAGCTGCCAGGTCACGGACAAAATCAAAGTCACCAGGAGACATTACCACTCGGAGCAGAACTACGAATCTACCTCATTTTTCTCTGTGAAGCAGAGGATCAAGTCTTTCGAGAACCTGGCCAACTCCGACCGGCTGGTGGCCAAGTCCGGCGCGGCCCCGTTTCTGTCGGCAGGCGGCAAGCCCCCCGTCGGGAGGCGGTCGTCGGGCAGCAGCGCTTCGGGGAGCCTCGGCCACCCTGGCGACCCGACGGCGAGGTCGCTGCGACGCAGCCTGAGCTCCTGCAGCGAAAGCCCCAGCGAGGCGGGCGCCCTGGGGCCGCAGCTGACCAAGTCCCCGTCCAGCACGGCGCTCACGGTGCCCCGGCCGCACGCAGCGGCCGCCGGGGACCAGGGCCCCGACCCGGACCCGAAGGGATGGCTcgggccccccggcccccccggcccccccggcccggCTGCCCCCGCAGCCTCACCCGCCAAGAGGGGCAAGTCGGCGGGCCGCCGCGCGCAGCCCTCGCCCCTGTCCCGCTCCAAGCTGCAGGAGCTGAGAGCCCTGAGCATGCCCGACCTGGACAAGCTGCGCAGCGAGGACTTCCGCGCAGGGCCCGCCGCCGTGCTCTTCAGGACCGAGCTGGAGATCGTCCCCAGGAGGCCGCCGGCCTCTGCCACCGGAGGCCTCAACGGGCCCACTGCCCTCTCATGCCCCGTGCGGCCAGCAGCCGGGGCCTGTCCCGCGGGGAGCGGCCCTAAGGCCATGGAGCCCGGGGCCCCCAGCTCAGCCCACCTCGCGGGTGAAGCCGCCCGGGATCTGCCTTCTGGAAAAGGCTGGTCAGTTAAGTAAGTATCTGCCTGTCCCCTTTTATTggaacaaactttttttttttttttttaagaattacaaaCCGGCTTTAGGTTTCTAGAAAAGTTGCAGAGAGAGTGCGGAGAGCAACCCTGTACCCCTCGCCCAGCCCCTCCCGATGCTGACACCTTCCCTAATCCTGGGTCAAAAGACTCCTGGCAATCCTGGATTGCCAAAAATCCAATCCTGGCAAAAGAAACTAACGCAGGAAGAACCCAGAGAGCTAAGCTGCAGGCTTCATCAGATTTCACCGACCAAACTTCACTACCGTCCCTTTCCTCTTCCAGGATCGCGCATGACATTGAGCCCCCTTGGTTTTTAATATCAGTACTAAAAAATAGTAGGGTCTGCAGGAGGGTGTTTCTGCCAGAATGTTGCTCTGCAGAGAAGCCTTGATGGGACGGGCGCTTAAGAGCAGCCACCATCAGACATGAGAGCGGACAGGGCAGGCCCCGCCTCAGCTTGGGACAGTCGGGGCCTTCGAAGGTGACCAGAGTTAAGCAGAAAATTTCTAATGTATCTTAAAGGGTATTTTTTCATGTCACATTTTctgttgagggcagcccgggtggctcagcggtttagggccgccttcagcccagggtgtggtcctggagacgggggatcgagtcccatgtcaggctccctgcatggagcctgcttctccctctgcctgtgtctctgcctctctctgtgtgtctgtcatgaataaataaaatcttttaaaaattaaaaaattaaaataatttaagaaaataaattttctgttgaGCTCCAGGATTGGTTCCTTCACATCCAAGGGATCCCAGAAGCCAGTCACTCCCAGTGCTGCTGGTGGTGAATGAAGTTCCTGTTCAGCACTCAGGATTCTTCCCGtagtttattgtttgtttggttttttgttcttttttttttttaagatttatttatttattcatgacaggcagagagagggggcggggggcagagacacaggcagagggagaagcaggctccatgcagggagcccgatgtgggactccatcccggtctccaggattgaggcctgggccaaaggtggcgccaaaccgctgggccaccggggctggccTCTTCCCCTAGTTTGAATGGAGAGTTACGCTGACCAAAATACAGCCTGACAATCAGAAAATGCCTGCAGTTTGATGGAAAGGAGAGATCATTTTAAACACGTCcttatgaaatggaaaaatggcctttttctttaatgttcttCAACCATATTTCTGTCTTTAGTCTGGATCAACTTCTCGTCTCCGCGGGGGACCAGCAAAGACTGCAGTCTGTTTTATCATCGGTGGGGTCAAAGTCCACCGTCCTAACTCTCATTCAGGAAGCGAGAGCACAATCAGAGGTGAGTGAACTGGGACAAGCCAGGGCCAGGCAGCGGCGGGGGCGTGtggccaggtgccccccccccccccccccccccccccccccggcgcccccaAGAGCCCAGGATTGCTCTGCCCTGTCCGTCCGCACAGGCGGGTCTGCCGCAGGGTCTGACTTCCCGCTCACTTGCAGCTTGCTCCTCAGGCTACACCTCGTCCTGAAGTTCAGGGGCCAGATCTGTGCAGCTGATGTTTTCTTTCCCCACTGGTGACTGGTTACCATCCTCCTGACCCCCCACACCCGGGTTGTCTGCCCGGGGCCCTCAGAACCCAGCTAGGCAGCTTGGAAATGAGAGGGAATAGCCACAAGCAGGTCTCTCTGCGCCTAGGTGGACGTTAACTACTAGTCAAGGGAGCCACCTGCTGGGGAAACGGGTTAGCGTCTGCGTGGCCCTACCTGGGCCCCTGTGTAAGAGCCTCTGAAGCCTGGGGTTCAAGACCATGTGGCTAAAGGGTCCTTCAATAAATTGGAGGTGacagtaaacaacaacaaaagaacccGTAGGTTCATATCTAGAATACGTCTCTGAAGAATAACATTAATTTCCCAGGACGGCCCACAGAGATTTGAACccctaataaatgaatatttctatttaGAGGCAAAAAGCAAATATGAACAATTTTTCTCGACGGGTAATACGCCTGGGTCACTGACAGATCCGAGAACACTGTTCCGGAAATTCTAACATTACCCAGAGGGGCTGTGACGTTGGCATCTACTGGGGAGTGAACCAGGATGGACAGGGGACCGGTCGCCCTTAGCCCGGGCCCGCTCTGGTCCTCAGCCTACTGGTTTGGGTCTGCACAGTTCACCTTCAGACGTCCagcatttttcactttcagtaaaAGGGACTATGctgtcatttcctttcttccttcgaCTTGTTGTGACAGTAAGTACGCGGCTCCTGCACACAAGTCCTGTCCTGGCATTTCCAGTCACGGTGGCACGGGGGGATCACGCTCTGCCGGGTCCCTTTACCTCCAGACATTCTGCAGCGTGAGATAAAGCgtagaaggagaaaaggagaaagtctCAACCAACCTCACAGATGAGATTCACACATTTTCATGAACCACAAACAAAATGGGAGACTCTGTGTGTGGACAGGAAGGGGACAGAGCGCCTCCCCGGAGTGGGGGCACAACCTGGGGCCTCCCACCCCCCTCGCTCCGGTCCCACACTCACCACCAGACAAGAACTGAGGTTTCACATGGAAGGGCCTTCCTACCTGGATCAGAAGGCGgctttcccccttcctttcctgcAGCCTTCAGTTGCTCTTTGAGTGAGTGTGGTTTTGTGGGTGCCAAAAGTGGGACTGCACACGATTCCCCCGTGGCTTACTGTAGGGGAGACCGTAAGCGATTGGAGGCCAAAAACAAGCCCTGGTCCTCTGGCCGCAACACACGCAAACCTTGGGGAGCTCTTGGTGGTGGGTGTCGCTTCCCTGATGCTGTGCTAAGCTGCTTagaggccagatttggcctgacAGCTCCTGGGACACTTGTATCTCAAATGcaaccaggaaaaaaattttgagtAGTTAAAATTGGGGTATTATGTCCTAGAATGCAAGAGAATCCCATTTTCAAATATTCCCTATTTTGGGATCAAACATTACCTCCCAGAAGCTACACAGAAGTCAGGTACCAGAACCCACACTCCCATTTTCATGGAGAAAGCCTCGTCGTCCTCATCCTCTCCACTGAGCGGTGTCTGAGCGGGTGAACGGCAGGACTCGCTCGTAAAGTCAAAATCCCCCCAGAGGTCTGCCCAATATTCTAGTGTCAATGTATGGAGATTTGGTTTGAATGAACTTCTTTAGGGAGGTGTAAATGCACAGGGGTTACCCTTTAGGACCCACAAATAGGactaaaatgacttttaaatattgGCTTCCTTCCCCAGCGTAATATGGAGCTGGTTCTTTCAATGTTTTCACTCTTTCGCCAAAGCAACCTTTAAGCGTTATTGTTCAATTCTTTTTCTGTTGCTGGGTTGAGAACACCTTGAATTGATAGATTATAAATCACTTCATGGGGGCCCTAGCAATGCAGATCTTTAAAATGTTGCTAAATCATATATACAGCATGTGGGCAAAGGAAGTCAAAATTCAGATTAATTAGCCCagcttcaattattttaaaatgttttatttcaaggTATCTTTTGTTTGATGCTTGAAACATAGGGCAGTCTTCTGTTACCTAACCCTGGGACATGACTAGGAATGTTCTAGTCTCAATACAGGTTGACAGTTTTAAAGtactttatgtttgtttgtttttttttttaacatactttgTATTTTATCACCATCACTTCATTCCCTGCACCTGGAATCCAATGAACTGAACATGGCAGGAGGGGGACATAACCAACGGCCTCAGTGGGCTCTCATCCTGTGGCAAACATCTCTCTGCTGCTGTTGACACTGGCTTGGCTAAACTGTAGACTTCAACAGTAGAATAAAGAAGCCCCTTCATGATCAAATTGTGTGCTATGATCAGATTTGGGAAGACACAATCTTGTGCCTAGTATAGCTCCTATGTttgtcccctgcccctgcctcatcCTGGTCCATGTCCACCCTGCCAGCAGTTCCATAGCTACAGGATAGACACTCAAAACTCTATGTCAGCACCACCCAGGAGGGGTGCACGATGTTTGGGAAGAGACTCCTCCGATTCCAATATGGTGGGAAAACTCTAGAATAACCACTGGGGTTCATGGCGACCAGCTCTGCAGCACTGCAAGAGGACTCACATCAGAGCTTCCTAACTCTTGGCACAAGGAACGTGCAGCTGACTCTTGAGCAACACAGCTCCACTGATGCACGAGGCTCTACGGCACTATAAATGTGCTCTCTTCCTTAGGATTCTCCTAAtcacattctttttctctagctttagGAATAGAGTCTACAACACAACATAGAAAAGATGTGTTAGCAACTGTTCATGTCAtaagtaaggcttccagtcaagggcaggttattagtagttaagttttagggACAAAATTATATGCAGATCTGACGGCACAGAGGTCGGTGAGCCAACCCCCGTGCTATTCAGCGGCCAACtgtacttttttctgtttctttttactagAACAAAGAAGATGTTTGCTTCATCGTCTTGAATAAAAAAGAAGGCTCAGGTCTGGGATTCACTGTGGCAGGAGGGACAGACGTGGAGCCAAAATCAATTGTGGTAAGTGACAAAGTCAAGATGCTCTCACGAAAGCCACTCCCAAAGCAGCCTCACGTGTGATCAGGACAAAATTCAGGTCAGCGAGTTCAAAGAATGCTGGTGTTTGTTTACCCCAACAGGACAAAAATGGAAAAGT
The genomic region above belongs to Vulpes lagopus strain Blue_001 chromosome 3, ASM1834538v1, whole genome shotgun sequence and contains:
- the PDZD2 gene encoding PDZ domain-containing protein 2 isoform X2, which translates into the protein MPITQDNAMLHLPLLYQWLQNSLREGGDGPEQRLCQAAIQKLQEYIQLNFAVDESVVPPDRSPPGMEICTVYLTKELGDTETVGLSFGNIPVFGDYGEKRRGGKKRKTHPGPVLDVGCIWVTELRKNSPAGKSGKVRLRDEILSLNGQLMVGVDVSGASYLAEQCWNGGFIYLIMLRRFKHKVQSPYNGNGSSSTEPAETPTLELGDQTVKKGKRARKFGVISKPPTHKATEEPKSSAGCELENDPVSELDNGPDPDLGNGHALELENGPESLKELAGSHLDGSEADRGTEPRIPKTDASLPANNDKRRFSKSGKTDFQSSDCLAREEVGRIWKMELLKESDGLGIQVSGGRGSKRSPHAIVVTQVKEGGAAHRDGRLSLGDELLVINGHLLVGLSHEEAVAILRSATGMVQLVVASKETSAEDLLRLTSKSLPDLTSSVEDVSSWTDNEDQEPDGEEDGSSSVQGAMPGTDEPQDSCGPDESKGNLESPKQGSSKMKLKSRLSGGVHRLESVEEYNELMLRNGDPRVRMLEVSRDGRKHSLPQLLDSTGTSQEYHIVKKSTRSLSTTQVESPWRLIRPSVISIIGLYKEKGKGLGFSIAGGRDCIRGQMGIFVKTIFPNGSAAEDGRLKEGDEILDVNGIPIKGLTFQEAIHTFKQIRSGLFVLTVRTKLLSPSLTPCSTPTHMSRSSSPNFNTSGGSSATGSDEGSSSSLGRKAPGPKDRIVMEVTLNKEPRVGLGIGACCLALENSPPGIYIHSLAPGSVAKMESNLSRGDQILEVNSVNVRHAALSKVHTILSKCPPGPVRLVIGRHPNPKISEQEMDLVIARSTYQESKEASSSPGSGTPLKSPSLAKKDALITEAEASHYFAHGVPGSLSDFVVAGSEDEDPPGGGCGASEDSGLPPSTPTPREPGKPRANSLVSLGSQRSSGLFHKQVTVARQTSLPGSPQALRNPLLRQRRVGCYDTDDASDEEEFDGEGDCISLPGTLSGPSRPLMEDSSRHVLVTSSKATGLNNQGEHPQKTMVSKASSVPLFGSSLSLEERVPEGVGDTPSHAAHLLASAEATKGGSGCPRRKELSGSRSSPKLEYKADTSPQCLVNTDTPRLPQQKNDNLGSRHKPVARVSPHHKRPEADTRPSNPETADLTDGADDPCVQAAPVKEIRTGFQPGGTAEKESLGKLTVQEGHVPATWGPASAPPHPDAGHCTENLLGATPEPGQQPGTGLDGPPGQKGAAHPDPGEPSADTGHARRPEDPGKPVSPGGSESEDRGQVRLAQERGSSPGKTAAPEASSPRRAAAHRGGREADGASPASTVLARGLLVSQEDTQRVPGDHSKAPQATGVLVPEAPRGSQRAPQARPAPPSPADKAEGACGGVAGHCCPGERGGSPVTDIDKLLKELGGASEPRLQSPQKGDRVSQEGRSQGQPPAGAGSGSSRHAEPVMGDQTPTPRRARAAAGQPPHPPWASQPSVLDSINPDKHFTVNKSFLSNYSRNFSSFHEDSLSLSGLGDSTEPSLSSMYGDAEDSSSDPESLTEAPRAATRDNWSPPRSRRASHKEDTTESEEEPIEICSTNGSPNPPSATAHAPAQAAPCPVLAKVLPLKHSALSQVVGNPCERASFVPGTSRLSIPNASQPFSLLDVSSQEHERHADRGMAQNPGPSREEIVEATGASSAVESRQPPNTARHVHNLTVTLSNLNLVNGLEHELLGNEIPHKKQETTVSATENRSPFRGDVPKNGESLLANLHISESEDLDDLLQKPKMTSRRPIMAWFKEINKNNHGTHSQGKTEKEQPVVPARSPDSKGQVSGSSHRKGVAGPQSPLQPKVSLENKDPPKKGAVETLVSNGQKPKSGPKLKRLSIKSKSKASTEAPVANMTKAGGADPRKPLISPQASHRMLSKAVAHRVHAPEHQEPDQDGPASPRPPPSGLESGPPAAPGSPKAPTAETGTWAFVAPHAAAKALPEQGACGRWHAAARPEPDPACPACGPESRPPPAAPGGRVACGPMDPAPAAAQPGPPSDKGSRVLAAGPREPLERTNQLKIVDISSERMPKAACGDKAAGRDRLGGLLAQGEARPCQPSGEQAPRRPSSLPPRASQLEQDTPRSCSAPKPCDSPRARWGQAPGSPGPPRGGAAAGPARPATRTYSMPAQFASHFGREAQASSGGPPEARASRGGVLGLADGQGIYSVKPLLETSRTVPATDSAAALSVQESSCQVTDKIKVTRRHYHSEQNYESTSFFSVKQRIKSFENLANSDRLVAKSGAAPFLSAGGKPPVGRRSSGSSASGSLGHPGDPTARSLRRSLSSCSESPSEAGALGPQLTKSPSSTALTVPRPHAAAAGDQGPDPDPKGWLGPPGPPGPPGPAAPAASPAKRGKSAGRRAQPSPLSRSKLQELRALSMPDLDKLRSEDFRAGPAAVLFRTELEIVPRRPPASATGGLNGPTALSCPVRPAAGACPAGSGPKAMEPGAPSSAHLAGEAARDLPSGKGWSVNLDQLLVSAGDQQRLQSVLSSVGSKSTVLTLIQEARAQSENKEDVCFIVLNKKEGSGLGFTVAGGTDVEPKSIVVHRVCSQGAASQEGTVNRGDFLLSVNGASLAGLAHGDVLKILHQAQLHRDVLVVIKRGNDQPGPSSRQEANGKGSFSRKTSPLEPGIGGAAEQAGTIEAGDEILAINGKPLVGLMHFDAWNIMKSVPEGPVQLVIRKPGILPETSTSSDTH